ATCATCTTGTTGATGCGACACAAAATACGGATGCCTATACAGAGGTGTCGGCAGCATTAAAGGTCTGCATGATGAACATGTCAAAGATCGCAAACGACCTTCGCTTAATGGCATCAGGCCCGCGCGCCGGACTTGCGGAAATTTCTCTGCCTGCACGTCAGCCGGGGTCTTCCATTATGCCGGGAAAAGTCAATCCGGTTATGGCCGAGCTGATCAACCAAATTGCGTTCCAAGTTATTGGAAACGACAATACAATCTGCCTTGCATCAGAAGCCGGCCAGCTTGAATTGAACGTGATGGAGCCCGTGCTTGTCTTTAATTTGCTTCAATCCATCAGCATCATGAACAACGGGTTCCGCTCGTTCACTGACAATTGCTTAAAAGGCATCGAGGCCAACGAAAAACGCTTGAAACAATACGTGGAAAAAAGCGCAGGCGTCATCACTGCAGTCAATCCGCATCTTGGTTATGAAGCGGCAGCCCGAATTGCCCGGGAAGCCATTATGACAGGCCAATCGGTCCGTGACCTTTGCCTGCAGCATGATGTGCTGACAGAAGAAGAATTGGATATCATTTTAAATCCATACGAGATGACAAAACCAGGGATCGCAGGGAAAGAACTATTAGAAAAATAAAATTTAAACAATATACAGCTTATTCATCGGCGGATCGGCTGGTGAATAAGCTGTTTACAACATAGGGATGAGGAAGTATAGTATACGTGTGCTGTACTATTTATTGAAAGCGTTTTAGCTTTTTACATGAAGGGGGACTTCTTTTGAAGGATGTAAGACTGCCAACATTATTCGAAATTATTATTGTACTAGGATCATTTTTAGCACTTGTCATGTCGTTTACAGTTTTTTTAGACTTGCCGATACAGCTCGCGCTTTTCATTTCCTGGTTTATCGCAATGATTCTCGGAATCAGACTTGGTTATTCTTATAAAGATATGCAAAATGCCATTCTATATGGTATATCAAACGGTCTTGAAGCCGTTCTGATTCTTGTTTCAGTAGGAGCGCTTATTGGAACATGGATCGCCGGTGGGATTGTACCGACTCTGATTTACTATGGTTTAGAATTTATTCACCCTAGTATCTTTTTGCTTGCAACGTTAATTATTTGTTCCATTATGTCTGTAGCAACAGGAACATCATGGGGAACAGTCGGAACTGCCGGCATTGCCATGATCGCTATTGGAGAAGGTTTAGGCCTTCCGCTTCCTCTTGTAGCGGGCGCTATTCTTTCAGGCGCTTATTTCGGAGACAAGCTGTCTCCTCTTTCAGACAGCACAGTTCTTGCATCCTCACTATCGAAAGTGGATGTCTTAGACCACGTCAGGGCTATGCTCTTTTTATCCGTCCCAGCGTATGTCATTACAGCAATTTTATTTACCATTACGGGCTTTATGTACGGCGGGAAAAATATTGATCTTGATAAAGTTGAATTCTTGAAATCATCTTTGCAAAATACGTTTGACATTCATATTTGGATGCTGATCCCGGCTATTGTCGTTATTGTCTTACTGGCGATGAAAAAGCCATCAATGCCGGTCATCGTAATCGGCGCTTTGCTAGGCGCTATTTGGGCGGTTGTTTTCCAAGGCATGAATCCAGCGGACGCGGTTGCAACTGCCTACAACGGATTCTCGATTAAAACAGATGTTGAATTCTTGAACGGCCTGTTAAATCGCGGAGGCATTGTCGGAATGCTCGGTTCGCTTGTCGTCATTATCTTTGGTCTCGGATTCGGCGGGCTGCTTGAAAAGCTTGGCGTCTTAAGAGTGATCGTCTCTATGTTTGAAAAGAAATTAACATCACCGGGCAACGTCACTGTTTCTACGCTGATTGTAGCGTTTTTAGCAAACATCTTCGGCTGTGCGATGTATGTATCTCTTATTTTGACACCGAAGATTATGGAAAACAGCTACGATCGATTGAATCTCGACAGAAGGGTGCTGTCTCGTAACTCGGAGGTGGGGGGAACCTTAACTTCAGGTATGGTTCCTTGGTCTGATAACGGTATTTACATGGCTGGTATTTTAGGAGTTTCAACCTTCGCCTATCTGCCGTTTATGTGGCTCAGTTTTGTTGCAATAGGTCTTGCTATTATCTATGGTTATACAGGAAAATTTATATGGTATACGAAAAACAATACAGCTAAAGCCGAAAAACTAGGCTAATAGGGGAGGATCACTGAATGATAGCGAAACACATGATTCGAACACTGATGATCGAAACGCCTTCGGTTCCCGGAAACCTTGGAAGGGTGGCTTCGGCAATCGGCCTTCTGGGCGGGGATATTGGTGAAGTGGAGACAGTGAAAGTCGGTCCCAATTACACAATGCGGAATATTACCGTTCAAGTGGAGAATGAAGAACAGCTTCAGGAAGTGATCGCGGCTGTACAGGGCTTGGGAGAAGGGATCAGGCTTCACACCGTATCTGATGAAGTCCTGTCCGCACATGAAGGCGGAAAAATCCAAATGAAAAGCAAAATGCCAATACGCTCACTGGCAGAGCTTGGGCGTGTCTATACACCAGGTGTTGCAGACGTGTGCAGACTGATTGAAAAAGAACCTGAAAAAGCGTCTATTTATACTACGATCAGCAATTCTGTCGCAATTGTAACGGATGGAACGGCAATTCTGGGCCTTGGCAATATCGGCTCTGTGGCAGGCATGCCTGTCATGGAAGGAAAGGCTGCTCTGTTTGATCAGCTGGCGGGTATCAGCGGCATTCCGATTTTGCTTGATACGAGTGATCCTGAAGAAATCATCAAAACGGTAAAGCATATTTCTCCGGGCTTTAACGGCATCTTGCTTGAGGATATCGGCTCGCCGCATTGCTTCGAAATCGAGGACCGCCTAAAAGAGGAGCTGAACATCCCTGTTATGCACGATGATCAGCACGGTACAGCTGTTGTAACGCTGGCAGCTGCCATCTCGGCATGCAGGAGTGCAGGTGTTGACCTGAAAGAAGCGAAGGTTGGGCAAATCGGACTGGGCGCAGCAGGCGTCGCTATCTGCCGGATGTTTATGGCCTATGGCGTAAAAGCTGTGTACGGAACAGACAAATCAGAGGAAGCGATGAACCGTCTAGAACAGTATGGCGGACAGGCAGTTGCCGGCATCGAGGAGCTCATGGAAACATGTGACATTATCATTGCCACAACGGGAGTTCCCGGGTTAATTAAACCAGCATTTGTACGGTCTGGCCAGGTGATTTTGGCATTATCGAATCCGAAGCCGGAAATTGAGCCGGAGGCCGCGCTGCAGGCCGGCGCCGCATATGCAGCTGATGGCCGTTCTGTTAATAATGTGCTTGGCTTCCCGGGTATTTTCAGAGGAGCGCTCAACGCAAAAAGCAAGGAGATCAATCATGATATGCTTGTCGCAGCAGCAGAGGCCATCGCAGCCTGCACGAAGCAAGGCGATGTGGTCCCGCAGCCGCTTGATTCAAAAGTCCATCATGAGGTAGCAGCCGCAGTCGAGCGCGCGGCCCTTACAGCAGTGAAATCAATAAAGTAAAACAGCAGCACCTGTTACGCCAGGTGCTGTTTTTTCTCATTTTGAGTTCATTTTGCTATAATATGTGTGGAAACAAATAAGGGAGTGATCATTATGGCAAAAAGCCGAGCGAAAAAGAAGCGGGAGCATCTGCTGAGAAACGGCGGACGTAACGTCTTATTATCAAGAGGCAGCACACCATCGTTCAGCACACATGAAAGAAAGACAAAAAGCAAAAAAGACATGTTGAATAAACAAAATAAGAATCCTTATGATCATACAGCGGTTGATGATAAGGATTTTTTTGTGCCCGAAAAAGCCGCCTAGCATTCGTCTCTATCGTTTCTTTTTTGAAAAAGGGCATGTTTTTCCGTTTCTTTCATACAATCTATTAAATCAAATCACTAGAACGGGCGGGAGGAAACGGAATGCGAAAAATCTCTTATAAGGATATGTTTCTCAGACATGTCAAAGATCATCTCTCTCTTTATATATTTGTCTCAGTCCTATTTTTCATGGGTGTCATATTTGGCGCGATTATTGTCAACAGCATGACCATCAGCCAGAAAGAAGATTTATATTACTATTTAAGCCAATTTTTCGGCCAGCTTTCAGAGGATAAACAGGCAAGGTCATCTGATATGTTTTGGCAAAGTATCTTTCATAATGTAAAATATTTAGGACTCATGTGGATATTAGGAATTTCCGTCATTGGGATGCCGATTATATTCATCATGATCTTTCTGAAAGGAATCGTCGTCGGCTTTACTGTCGGATTCCTCGTCAATCAAATGGGAATCAGCGGTTTTTTCTTATC
The Bacillus vallismortis genome window above contains:
- a CDS encoding NAD-dependent malic enzyme, which codes for MIAKHMIRTLMIETPSVPGNLGRVASAIGLLGGDIGEVETVKVGPNYTMRNITVQVENEEQLQEVIAAVQGLGEGIRLHTVSDEVLSAHEGGKIQMKSKMPIRSLAELGRVYTPGVADVCRLIEKEPEKASIYTTISNSVAIVTDGTAILGLGNIGSVAGMPVMEGKAALFDQLAGISGIPILLDTSDPEEIIKTVKHISPGFNGILLEDIGSPHCFEIEDRLKEELNIPVMHDDQHGTAVVTLAAAISACRSAGVDLKEAKVGQIGLGAAGVAICRMFMAYGVKAVYGTDKSEEAMNRLEQYGGQAVAGIEELMETCDIIIATTGVPGLIKPAFVRSGQVILALSNPKPEIEPEAALQAGAAYAADGRSVNNVLGFPGIFRGALNAKSKEINHDMLVAAAEAIAACTKQGDVVPQPLDSKVHHEVAAAVERAALTAVKSIK
- the nhaC gene encoding Na+/H+ antiporter NhaC, which encodes MKDVRLPTLFEIIIVLGSFLALVMSFTVFLDLPIQLALFISWFIAMILGIRLGYSYKDMQNAILYGISNGLEAVLILVSVGALIGTWIAGGIVPTLIYYGLEFIHPSIFLLATLIICSIMSVATGTSWGTVGTAGIAMIAIGEGLGLPLPLVAGAILSGAYFGDKLSPLSDSTVLASSLSKVDVLDHVRAMLFLSVPAYVITAILFTITGFMYGGKNIDLDKVEFLKSSLQNTFDIHIWMLIPAIVVIVLLAMKKPSMPVIVIGALLGAIWAVVFQGMNPADAVATAYNGFSIKTDVEFLNGLLNRGGIVGMLGSLVVIIFGLGFGGLLEKLGVLRVIVSMFEKKLTSPGNVTVSTLIVAFLANIFGCAMYVSLILTPKIMENSYDRLNLDRRVLSRNSEVGGTLTSGMVPWSDNGIYMAGILGVSTFAYLPFMWLSFVAIGLAIIYGYTGKFIWYTKNNTAKAEKLG
- the spoIIM gene encoding stage II sporulation protein M, translated to MRKISYKDMFLRHVKDHLSLYIFVSVLFFMGVIFGAIIVNSMTISQKEDLYYYLSQFFGQLSEDKQARSSDMFWQSIFHNVKYLGLMWILGISVIGMPIIFIMIFLKGIVVGFTVGFLVNQMGISGFFLSFVSVLPQNVLLIPAYLIMGTCAIAFSLKLIRQLFVKRSLHDAPIQWFGRYAFVLLVILFLALISSLFEAYLSPVLMEKLTSRLF